The following DNA comes from Corynebacterium atrinae.
ATCCGCGTGGAGGATTCCGGCGATGAGAACTGGGCGTCGCGGGGGGCGCACAAACTGCTGGGGGCGCTGGAGGCCTTCGAGCCGTTGGGCCTATCCGTGAAAGGGAAGAAAGTCCTGGATGCGGGTGCGTCGACGGGTGGATTCACCGACGTCCTGCTTCGTCGCGGCGCGAGGGAGGTCGTCGCCGTCGACGTTGGCTATGGACAGCTGATCTGGCGCTTGCAGGACGATAAACGCGTGACGGTGCTCGACCGGACGAACATCCGCAACCTCACCCAGGAGATGATGGACGGTCCCGCCGAGCTCATGGTCGGTGACTTGTCCTTCATTTCTCTTCGCCTAACTCTCCCGGCGATCGCCGATTCCTTGGTTGTCGGTGCGGACCTGTTGCCCATGGTGAAGCCACAGTTTGAAGTCGGTAAGGATCGTCTGGGCAACGGCGGTGTGGTGAAGAGCCCACAACTGCGCGCGGAGGTGACAACGGAGGTCGCTCAGTTTGCCCAAACGCTGGGATTGAGCTGCCACGGAGTGGTGGCCTCGCCGCTGCCGGGTCCGAGCGGGAACGTAGAATACTTCCTATGGCTGGTCAAGGATGGCGGCAAGACAGCCCCCACGCCGGAACAACTCAATGCCATGATCGACACGGCCGTCCAGGAAGGACCCCAGTGAGCGCACCGACGACAGCCCGCACGGTATTGCTCGTCCCCCACACGGGACGGAGTTCTAACATCTCCGCTGCTGAGCGCACTGCGGAGCTGCTGCAGGCGGCCGGCATTAAGGTCAGGGTGCTGGTCCATCAGGATGGCCGCCCGTTGGAAGGCAGTGAGATTCTCTCACCGCTGGAGCGCGTCACCCATTCCCAGACGGCCGCCGAGGGCTGCGAGCTGGTGCTGGTGCTGGGCGGCGACGGCACGTTCCTGCGCGCCGCTGACCTTGCCCACGCTGTCAACTTGCCGGTTCTTGGCATCAACCTTGGACATGTCGGCTTCCTCGCCGAGTGGGAGGCGGAGTCGCTGGATGAGGCAATCCGGCGGGTCATTGATCGCGAGTACCGCATTGAGGACCGCATGACGATCGATGTCACGGTGTTGGACAACGACTTGGAGGTCATTGGTCGAGGCTGGGCGCTCAACGAGGTCAGCGTGGAAAACCTCAACCGGCGCGGC
Coding sequences within:
- a CDS encoding TlyA family RNA methyltransferase, with translation MAVSRRRLDAELVRRKIARSREQAVEMIKAGRVIVGGFPALKPATVVEPEVSIRVEDSGDENWASRGAHKLLGALEAFEPLGLSVKGKKVLDAGASTGGFTDVLLRRGAREVVAVDVGYGQLIWRLQDDKRVTVLDRTNIRNLTQEMMDGPAELMVGDLSFISLRLTLPAIADSLVVGADLLPMVKPQFEVGKDRLGNGGVVKSPQLRAEVTTEVAQFAQTLGLSCHGVVASPLPGPSGNVEYFLWLVKDGGKTAPTPEQLNAMIDTAVQEGPQ
- a CDS encoding NAD kinase, which produces MSAPTTARTVLLVPHTGRSSNISAAERTAELLQAAGIKVRVLVHQDGRPLEGSEILSPLERVTHSQTAAEGCELVLVLGGDGTFLRAADLAHAVNLPVLGINLGHVGFLAEWEAESLDEAIRRVIDREYRIEDRMTIDVTVLDNDLEVIGRGWALNEVSVENLNRRGVLDAILEVDGRPVSSFGCDGVLISTPTGSTAYAFSAGGPVLWPELDAILVVPNNAHALFTKPLVVSPYSTVAVESNPDASPAMAVMDGFRPIPMPPGSRVEVVRGRRSVRWVRLDNSTFTDRLVTKLRLPVSGWRGPRTSTKN